From Lysobacter auxotrophicus, the proteins below share one genomic window:
- a CDS encoding DUF4442 domain-containing protein, with protein MKASVLRRGLNLWPPFLFSGIHVTALSPDYRHAHVELRMRPWNRNYVGTHFGGSLFAMTDPFWMLLAMQSLGREYWVWDKAGEIEFVKPGRGTVHADFRLRDEVLDELRAATANGDKALRWFDTDITDASGEVVARVRKQLYVRRKPAHREPSDGE; from the coding sequence ATGAAAGCCAGCGTCCTGCGCCGCGGCCTGAACCTCTGGCCGCCGTTCCTCTTCAGCGGCATCCACGTCACCGCCCTTTCGCCCGATTACCGCCACGCGCACGTCGAACTGCGCATGCGCCCCTGGAACCGCAACTACGTCGGCACCCATTTCGGCGGCAGCCTGTTCGCGATGACCGACCCGTTCTGGATGCTTCTGGCGATGCAGTCGCTCGGCCGCGAATACTGGGTGTGGGACAAGGCCGGCGAGATCGAGTTCGTGAAGCCCGGCCGTGGCACCGTGCACGCGGATTTCCGCCTGCGCGACGAGGTCCTCGACGAGCTGCGCGCGGCGACGGCGAATGGCGACAAGGCGCTGCGGTGGTTTGACACCGATATCACCGACGCCAGTGGCGAGGTTGTCGCGCGCGTGCGCAAGCAGCTCTATGTGCGGCGCAAGCCGGCGCACCGCGAGCCGTCCGACGGCGAGTGA
- a CDS encoding queuosine precursor transporter, which yields MSQSVPASAPPATVERTLDDRAVRLFIILAAFFCVNAVLAEFIGVKIFALEDTLGIEPLHWNLFGQTGSLSFTAGTLLWPVVFLMTDVINEFFGRRGVRMISYLAAGLIVYGFVFAFAAIAIAPADWWVKAAQPQGVADYQAAFAAVFGQGMWTIAGSLVAFIIGQLIDVAVFHRIRSVTGEKHVWLRATGSTAVSQLVDSFVVLYIAFVLGPQKWPTSLFLAVSTVNYAYKMLAAIALIPLIYVVRAAIIRYLGQARAHELREQAAAV from the coding sequence GTGAGCCAATCCGTGCCCGCCTCCGCTCCGCCCGCGACCGTCGAGCGCACGCTCGACGATCGCGCGGTCCGGTTGTTCATCATCCTCGCCGCGTTCTTCTGCGTGAACGCGGTGCTCGCCGAGTTCATCGGCGTGAAGATCTTCGCGCTGGAAGACACCCTGGGTATCGAGCCGCTGCACTGGAATCTGTTCGGCCAGACCGGTTCGCTGAGCTTCACCGCCGGCACCCTGCTATGGCCGGTGGTGTTCCTGATGACCGACGTCATCAACGAGTTCTTCGGGCGCCGCGGCGTGCGGATGATCTCGTACCTCGCGGCGGGGCTGATCGTCTACGGCTTCGTGTTCGCGTTCGCGGCCATCGCGATCGCGCCGGCGGACTGGTGGGTGAAGGCCGCGCAGCCGCAGGGCGTGGCGGATTACCAGGCGGCGTTCGCGGCGGTGTTCGGCCAGGGCATGTGGACGATCGCCGGCTCGCTGGTCGCCTTCATCATCGGCCAGCTGATCGACGTGGCGGTGTTCCATCGCATCCGCAGCGTCACCGGCGAGAAGCACGTGTGGCTGCGCGCGACCGGCTCCACCGCCGTATCGCAGCTGGTCGACAGCTTCGTCGTGCTCTACATCGCCTTCGTACTGGGGCCGCAGAAGTGGCCGACCTCGCTGTTCCTCGCGGTCAGCACGGTGAACTACGCGTACAAGATGCTCGCGGCGATCGCCCTGATCCCGCTGATCTACGTGGTGCGCGCGGCGATCATCCGATACCTCGGCCAAGCGCGCGCGCACGAGTTGCGCGAACAGGCTGCGGCGGTGTAG
- a CDS encoding bifunctional serine/threonine-protein kinase/formylglycine-generating enzyme family protein, with protein MSGSAGNNDNASPLPEIAGYRLHKVINHGGMSTVYLGHQLALAREVAIKVMLPVALADEVSRRRFENEVRTIARLEHPNIVGIFEVGRTYDGLPYYAMPYLPRGHLGQRDLSRDEPRAIEIAQTLLSALDYAHSRGVVHRDVKAENVLFDESERVLLADFGIALRRGFGPRVTTAGLAVGSTAYMAPEQARGEDVDGRADLYSMGVLLWEMLTGRLPFEAADALSMAVMHAQDPIPKLPHHLRHWQRFMNRALSKQAASRFQDAAQMADAIRAVQQRKPWTPALETLRRLRPTHRWAMPVWATVGVTAVTLVVLAFSFDRDAEPVPAAPATPIATAPNATPSADPTAAMLQPLPEAPLQHALEDARQQIARGRLTEPQDANAFDSVLLAWHTDSTHPDVAKAIDQLTDAFSEQIVRSVKDGKDERALDLHSRAIALGQQTGTATSPAQQKLRDATGAALEARLQQAVKRRDGADVQRLTALADKMELPRKFDARLLAQAKALPKGLARGATLDIASQSSAKVSVALTPRPVSRREYARFAAANGREPALCRERASLLRMLDPRDWQQPGFKQGENDPVVCISLEDAQAYAQWYSAQTGRRYRLPSAEEITQTPPDMDGRAVSLWLRDCGQNCQQRQVAGGSWRSRQTERTLAASRGYDDVGFRLVRER; from the coding sequence ATGTCCGGTTCTGCAGGCAACAACGACAACGCATCGCCATTGCCGGAAATCGCCGGTTATCGCCTGCACAAGGTGATCAACCACGGCGGCATGTCGACCGTGTACCTGGGTCACCAGCTTGCGCTCGCGCGCGAGGTGGCGATCAAGGTCATGCTGCCTGTCGCACTGGCGGACGAAGTCAGCCGTCGCCGCTTCGAGAACGAAGTGCGCACGATCGCGCGACTGGAACATCCCAACATCGTCGGGATCTTCGAAGTCGGCCGCACCTACGACGGCCTGCCCTACTACGCGATGCCGTACCTGCCGCGCGGCCATCTGGGCCAGCGTGATCTGAGCCGCGACGAGCCGCGCGCGATCGAGATCGCGCAGACGTTGCTGTCGGCGCTGGACTACGCGCATTCGCGCGGCGTCGTGCATCGCGACGTGAAGGCCGAGAACGTGCTGTTCGACGAAAGCGAGCGCGTGCTGCTGGCCGATTTCGGCATCGCATTGCGCCGCGGCTTCGGCCCGCGCGTGACGACGGCGGGCCTCGCCGTCGGAAGCACCGCGTACATGGCGCCGGAACAGGCGCGCGGCGAAGACGTCGACGGACGCGCCGATCTGTACAGCATGGGCGTGCTGCTGTGGGAAATGCTCACCGGGCGCCTGCCGTTCGAAGCGGCCGACGCGCTGTCGATGGCGGTGATGCACGCGCAGGATCCGATTCCGAAGCTTCCCCACCATCTGCGGCACTGGCAGCGTTTCATGAACCGCGCGCTGTCCAAGCAGGCGGCGAGCCGGTTCCAGGACGCGGCGCAGATGGCCGACGCGATCCGCGCCGTGCAGCAGCGCAAGCCGTGGACGCCGGCACTGGAAACCCTGCGGCGCCTGCGTCCGACGCATCGCTGGGCGATGCCGGTGTGGGCGACGGTAGGCGTCACCGCCGTCACGCTGGTCGTGCTCGCCTTCAGTTTCGATCGCGATGCCGAGCCGGTTCCGGCGGCGCCCGCGACGCCGATCGCCACCGCGCCGAACGCGACGCCGTCGGCCGATCCCACCGCCGCGATGCTCCAGCCGCTCCCCGAAGCGCCGCTGCAGCATGCGCTCGAGGACGCACGCCAGCAGATCGCGCGTGGCCGCCTCACCGAGCCGCAGGACGCCAACGCGTTCGACAGCGTGCTGCTCGCCTGGCACACCGACAGCACCCATCCGGACGTCGCCAAGGCCATCGACCAGCTCACCGACGCGTTTTCCGAGCAGATCGTGCGGTCGGTGAAGGACGGCAAGGACGAGCGCGCGCTCGACCTGCATTCGCGCGCGATCGCGCTTGGCCAGCAGACCGGCACGGCGACCTCCCCGGCGCAGCAGAAGTTGCGCGACGCCACCGGTGCGGCGCTCGAAGCGCGCCTGCAGCAGGCGGTGAAGCGCCGCGACGGCGCCGACGTGCAGCGCCTCACCGCGCTCGCCGACAAGATGGAACTGCCGCGCAAGTTCGACGCGCGCCTGCTCGCGCAGGCCAAGGCGCTGCCGAAGGGCCTCGCGCGCGGCGCGACGCTCGACATCGCATCGCAGAGCAGCGCGAAGGTCAGTGTCGCGCTGACGCCGCGCCCGGTGAGCCGCCGCGAGTACGCGCGCTTCGCCGCGGCGAACGGGCGCGAACCGGCGCTGTGCCGCGAACGCGCCTCGCTGCTGCGCATGCTCGATCCGCGCGACTGGCAGCAGCCCGGCTTCAAGCAGGGCGAGAACGATCCGGTCGTGTGCATTTCGCTGGAAGATGCGCAGGCGTATGCGCAGTGGTACAGCGCGCAGACCGGCCGCCGTTATCGCCTGCCCAGCGCGGAAGAGATCACCCAGACGCCGCCGGACATGGACGGCCGCGCGGTGTCGCTGTGGCTGCGCGATTGCGGGCAGAACTGCCAGCAGCGCCAGGTGGCAGGCGGTTCCTGGCGTAGCCGCCAGACCGAACGCACCCTCGCCGCCTCGCGCGGTTACGACGACGTGGGCTTCCGGCTCGTTCGCGAGCGTTGA
- a CDS encoding DUF998 domain-containing protein has protein sequence MNRPSASRLASLDRHAGWVAAACCVAALLGVAAALPEFSHAQHPLGLLGAAGVPGAVLFNVLGFVVPGLLAAWVFVRLRGRLPVGAARWAGIGCWMLALSALAFAAQGVWRLDPTDLDGPISQRHATMWLLWWLAFAAGALVLGLGLLKDRVWRGVAVAFLVAFAVVVLLNAFPLLAGPIAQRVVLLAWLACVIVASRCGGIIRIA, from the coding sequence ATGAACCGTCCGTCCGCCTCGCGCCTCGCCTCGCTCGATCGCCACGCCGGCTGGGTGGCGGCCGCATGCTGCGTCGCCGCGCTGCTCGGTGTCGCCGCGGCGCTGCCGGAGTTCTCGCACGCGCAGCATCCGCTCGGACTGCTGGGCGCCGCCGGGGTTCCGGGCGCCGTCTTGTTCAACGTGCTGGGCTTCGTCGTGCCGGGGCTGCTCGCCGCGTGGGTGTTCGTTCGGTTGCGCGGGCGATTGCCGGTCGGCGCCGCGCGCTGGGCGGGGATCGGGTGCTGGATGCTGGCGCTTTCGGCGCTCGCGTTCGCCGCACAGGGCGTATGGCGGCTGGATCCCACCGACCTCGACGGCCCGATCAGCCAGCGCCACGCCACGATGTGGCTGCTGTGGTGGCTCGCCTTCGCCGCCGGCGCGCTCGTGCTGGGGCTCGGCCTGCTGAAGGACCGCGTGTGGCGCGGCGTGGCGGTCGCTTTCCTCGTCGCGTTTGCCGTCGTGGTGCTGCTGAACGCCTTTCCGCTGCTCGCTGGGCCGATCGCCCAGCGCGTGGTGCTGCTGGCATGGCTGGCGTGCGTGATCGTCGCGTCGCGTTGCGGCGGGATCATCCGCATCGCGTGA
- a CDS encoding DUF885 domain-containing protein, translating to MKLRPLLLALSVSAAVAGCSKPAPDTAATDKPAATQNAQSPQARADQLNKLYTEFWEATLKNNPVLATFTGDTRYNAELPDFGSQQYRDEQKKFLQDWLAKVEAVGSEGLTGQDLLNYEIFTKDAKDQIESFQFPGWMTPVNQMDSTASLAVQFGSGSGAQPFKTVQDYDNWLARGARIPVLFDTEIANMKQGIAAGVVQPKALMEKVVPQLDALIKDKPEDTLFWGPITNFPKEFSDADKQRLTEAYRKMIAEQLMPAYKKLRAFIQDEYLPKTRDTFGLDKLPNGAAWYAFNAKQSTTTDLTPAQIHQIGLDEVARIHGEMQKVMTEVGFKGSLQDFFKYVQTDKKFEFKSQDELLKYYRGLEAKVNEKIPTQFSVVPKSPFEIRPVEPFREKSAAGGQYYPPSEDGTRPGIFYVNTYDLPSRKIWDAEDLYLHEAIPGHHFQIATQIELKDLPAFRRWSIQSAFAEGWGLYAESLGKDLGVYTDPYSYFGYLQNELWRAIRLVTDTGLHSKGWTRDQVIAYMKENSAVSDTTAVAEAERYIAWPGQALAYKIGELKIKELRAKAEKELGAKFDVREFHNEVLKDGAVPLAVLEQKIDRWIASKKG from the coding sequence ATGAAGCTCCGCCCGTTGTTGCTTGCCCTCTCCGTCTCCGCCGCGGTCGCCGGCTGCTCCAAGCCCGCGCCCGATACCGCCGCGACCGACAAGCCCGCCGCCACGCAGAACGCGCAGTCCCCGCAGGCCCGCGCCGACCAGCTCAACAAGCTCTACACCGAGTTCTGGGAGGCGACGCTCAAGAACAATCCGGTGCTGGCGACCTTCACCGGCGACACGCGCTACAACGCCGAGCTGCCGGACTTCGGTTCGCAGCAGTATCGCGACGAGCAGAAGAAGTTCCTGCAGGACTGGCTCGCCAAGGTGGAAGCCGTCGGCTCCGAAGGCCTCACCGGCCAGGACCTGCTGAACTACGAGATCTTCACCAAGGACGCGAAGGACCAGATCGAATCCTTCCAGTTCCCCGGCTGGATGACCCCGGTCAACCAGATGGACAGCACCGCGAGCCTCGCCGTGCAGTTCGGTTCCGGCAGCGGCGCGCAGCCGTTCAAGACCGTGCAGGACTACGACAACTGGCTCGCCCGCGGCGCGCGCATCCCGGTGCTGTTCGACACCGAGATCGCCAACATGAAGCAGGGCATCGCCGCCGGCGTCGTGCAGCCCAAGGCGCTGATGGAGAAGGTCGTCCCGCAGCTCGACGCGCTGATCAAGGACAAGCCGGAAGACACGCTCTTCTGGGGCCCGATCACCAACTTCCCCAAGGAGTTCAGCGACGCCGACAAGCAGCGCCTGACGGAGGCCTATCGCAAGATGATCGCCGAGCAGCTGATGCCGGCGTACAAGAAGCTGCGCGCCTTCATCCAGGACGAATACCTGCCCAAGACGCGCGACACCTTCGGCCTGGACAAGCTGCCCAACGGCGCCGCGTGGTACGCCTTCAACGCCAAGCAGAGCACCACGACCGACCTCACGCCGGCGCAGATCCACCAGATCGGCCTGGACGAAGTCGCGCGCATCCACGGCGAGATGCAGAAGGTGATGACAGAGGTCGGCTTCAAGGGCTCGCTGCAGGACTTCTTCAAGTACGTGCAGACCGACAAGAAGTTCGAGTTCAAGAGCCAGGACGAGCTGCTGAAGTACTACCGCGGCCTGGAAGCGAAGGTCAACGAGAAGATCCCGACGCAGTTCTCGGTGGTGCCGAAGTCGCCGTTCGAGATCCGCCCGGTGGAGCCGTTCCGCGAGAAGTCCGCGGCCGGTGGCCAGTACTACCCGCCGAGCGAGGACGGCACGCGCCCGGGCATCTTCTACGTCAACACCTACGATCTGCCGTCGCGCAAGATCTGGGACGCGGAAGACCTGTACCTGCATGAAGCGATCCCGGGCCACCACTTCCAGATCGCCACGCAGATCGAGCTGAAGGACCTGCCGGCGTTCCGTCGCTGGAGCATCCAGAGCGCGTTCGCCGAAGGCTGGGGCCTGTACGCCGAATCGCTGGGCAAGGATCTGGGCGTGTACACCGATCCGTATTCCTACTTCGGCTACCTGCAGAACGAGCTGTGGCGCGCGATCCGCCTGGTCACCGATACCGGCCTGCACAGCAAGGGCTGGACGCGCGACCAGGTCATCGCGTACATGAAGGAGAACTCCGCCGTCAGCGACACCACCGCCGTCGCCGAAGCCGAGCGTTACATCGCGTGGCCGGGCCAGGCGCTGGCGTACAAGATCGGCGAGCTGAAGATCAAGGAGCTGCGCGCGAAGGCCGAGAAGGAACTGGGCGCCAAGTTCGACGTGCGCGAGTTCCACAACGAAGTGCTCAAGGACGGCGCCGTGCCGCTGGCCGTGCTGGAGCAGAAGATCGACCGCTGGATCGCGAGCAAGAAGGGCTGA
- a CDS encoding DUF885 domain-containing protein: MPHPARPSFRLPLAIALILGTATALPSAAFAQAPAATATQSAKATRLNAMYEQYWEELLRANPLQATFQGDNRYNDQLPNTLSAQYRQQQHEFNTRWLKQVKDVGSDGLSGQDLLSYEIFVRDREDSLEAEKFPTWQQPINQFYNFAATFVQLGAGTGAQPFKTVKDYDNWLKRAAQAPVIFDQAIANSREGMSSGVVQPRALMVKVIPQLDALIKDKAEDTLFWGPIKNFPADFSDADKQRLTTQYKQLIEGKLMPAYRELRTFVADEYLPKTRTTSGLDALPDGAAWYAFNARNSTTTDLTPAQIHQIGLDEVKRIHGQIEGVMKQVGFKGSMQDFFKFMQNDPRFTFADEPALLAYYRGLEDKINQKIPEQFSLIPKAAFEIRPVEPFRAQSAAGGSYMRPSQDGSRPGVFYVNTYDLPTRKTWDVEDLYLHEAIPGHHFQLALQQELTGLPKFRRFGSEIAFSEGWGLYAESLGKDLGVYTDPYNYFGYLQNELWRAIRLVVDTGLHSKGWTREQVIKYMLDNSAESETQSTAEAERYMAIPGQALAYKMGELKIKQVRAKAEKALGDKFDVREFHAEVLKDGSVPLEILERKIDRWIDEKQG, translated from the coding sequence ATGCCGCATCCTGCGCGCCCGTCGTTCCGCCTGCCGCTCGCCATCGCCCTGATCCTGGGCACGGCCACTGCCCTGCCCTCCGCCGCCTTCGCGCAGGCGCCCGCCGCGACGGCGACCCAGAGCGCGAAGGCCACGCGCCTCAACGCGATGTACGAGCAGTACTGGGAAGAGCTGCTGCGCGCCAACCCGCTGCAGGCCACCTTCCAGGGCGACAACCGCTACAACGACCAGCTGCCGAACACGCTGTCGGCGCAATACCGCCAGCAGCAGCACGAGTTCAATACGCGCTGGCTGAAGCAGGTGAAGGACGTCGGCAGCGACGGGCTGAGCGGACAGGACCTGCTGAGCTACGAGATCTTCGTGCGCGATCGCGAGGATTCGCTGGAAGCCGAGAAATTCCCGACCTGGCAACAGCCGATCAACCAGTTCTACAACTTCGCCGCGACGTTCGTGCAACTGGGCGCCGGCACCGGCGCGCAGCCGTTCAAGACGGTGAAGGACTACGACAACTGGCTCAAGCGCGCCGCGCAGGCGCCGGTGATCTTCGACCAGGCCATCGCCAATTCGCGCGAGGGCATGAGCAGCGGCGTCGTGCAGCCGCGCGCGCTGATGGTGAAGGTGATCCCGCAGCTCGATGCCCTGATCAAGGACAAGGCCGAGGACACGCTGTTCTGGGGCCCGATCAAGAACTTCCCGGCCGATTTCAGCGACGCCGACAAGCAGCGCCTGACGACGCAGTACAAGCAGCTGATCGAAGGCAAGCTGATGCCGGCCTATCGCGAACTGCGCACGTTCGTGGCCGACGAGTACCTGCCGAAGACGCGCACGACGTCGGGCCTGGACGCACTGCCCGACGGCGCGGCGTGGTACGCCTTCAACGCGCGCAATTCGACGACGACCGACCTGACGCCGGCGCAGATCCACCAGATCGGACTGGATGAGGTGAAGCGCATCCACGGCCAGATCGAGGGCGTGATGAAGCAGGTGGGGTTCAAGGGGTCGATGCAGGACTTCTTCAAGTTCATGCAGAACGACCCGCGCTTCACCTTCGCCGATGAACCGGCGCTGCTCGCGTACTACCGTGGGCTGGAAGACAAGATCAACCAGAAGATCCCCGAACAGTTCTCGCTGATCCCGAAGGCGGCGTTCGAGATCCGTCCGGTCGAGCCGTTCCGCGCGCAGTCCGCCGCGGGCGGTTCGTACATGCGGCCGAGCCAGGACGGCTCGCGTCCGGGCGTGTTCTACGTCAACACCTACGACTTGCCGACGCGCAAGACGTGGGATGTCGAAGACCTGTACCTGCACGAGGCGATCCCGGGCCATCACTTCCAGCTCGCGCTGCAGCAGGAGCTGACGGGCCTGCCGAAGTTCCGCCGCTTCGGCAGCGAGATCGCCTTCAGCGAAGGCTGGGGCCTGTACGCCGAATCGCTCGGCAAGGACCTGGGCGTGTACACCGATCCATACAACTACTTCGGTTACCTGCAGAACGAGCTGTGGCGCGCGATCCGCCTGGTCGTCGATACCGGCCTGCACAGCAAGGGCTGGACGCGCGAACAGGTCATCAAGTACATGCTCGACAACTCCGCCGAGAGCGAAACACAGTCCACCGCCGAGGCCGAACGCTACATGGCGATTCCCGGCCAGGCGCTCGCGTACAAGATGGGCGAGCTGAAGATCAAGCAGGTGCGCGCGAAGGCCGAGAAGGCGTTGGGCGACAAGTTCGACGTGCGCGAGTTCCATGCCGAAGTGCTGAAGGACGGCTCGGTGCCGCTGGAGATCCTGGAGCGCAAGATCGATCGCTGGATCGACGAGAAGCAGGGCTGA
- a CDS encoding DUF502 domain-containing protein has product MSNSPDAPAAPIRPAAPKPSLQKLFLTGLLTLLPIWLTWVVVKFVFVMLSDISAPLIGPVLENVANTYSQLSWLDEPWVRTVLALLATLAVILFAGVMARRVIGQRLLRWFEALIQRIPLASIVYSSARQLLDILQTKPDGTQRVVLVDFPHKEMKSIGFVTRVIREHGTGRELAAVYVPTTPNPTSGYLEIVPVEKITPTDWSVDQAMSFIISGGAVAPDTIPFSPPPVVEKAP; this is encoded by the coding sequence ATGTCGAACTCCCCCGATGCCCCCGCCGCGCCGATCCGGCCCGCGGCGCCCAAGCCGAGCCTGCAGAAGCTCTTCCTTACCGGCCTGCTGACCCTGTTGCCGATCTGGCTGACGTGGGTCGTGGTCAAGTTCGTGTTCGTGATGCTGTCGGACATCAGCGCGCCGCTGATCGGCCCGGTGCTGGAGAACGTGGCGAACACCTATAGCCAGCTGTCGTGGCTGGATGAGCCGTGGGTGCGCACGGTGCTCGCGCTGCTGGCGACGCTGGCGGTGATCCTGTTCGCCGGCGTGATGGCGCGTCGCGTGATCGGCCAGCGCCTGCTGCGCTGGTTCGAGGCGCTGATCCAGCGCATTCCGCTGGCGAGCATCGTGTATTCCAGCGCGCGGCAGTTGCTCGACATCCTGCAGACCAAGCCCGACGGCACGCAGCGCGTGGTGCTGGTGGATTTCCCGCACAAGGAAATGAAGTCCATCGGTTTCGTCACGCGCGTCATCCGCGAACACGGCACCGGCCGCGAACTCGCCGCGGTGTACGTGCCGACCACGCCGAATCCGACGTCCGGTTACCTGGAAATCGTGCCGGTGGAGAAGATCACGCCGACCGACTGGAGCGTGGACCAGGCGATGAGCTTCATCATTTCCGGCGGCGCCGTCGCGCCGGACACCATTCCGTTCTCGCCGCCGCCGGTAGTCGAGAAGGCGCCGTAA
- a CDS encoding murein L,D-transpeptidase catalytic domain family protein — protein sequence MPALPRFLTVAALLLSAPIAAEADRLPAPATVASAPAKPANLQPGGRWLSRLAPAADPKVLELAVSAMQCAQASGVGTDARRLAVIDYSRPSLLPRLWVFDLAAGRLLYEEVVAHGQGSGDNMATRFSNLDGSHQSSLGLFVTADTYTGKNGYSLRMRGLEPGVNDAAMARAIVMHGAPYVDPAQAQRMGRLGRSWGCPAVRSAVARPMIDLLKDGQFVFSYYPDQAWLARSALLNCPAARGTLAHATQGRGPTSG from the coding sequence ATGCCTGCCCTGCCGCGCTTTCTTACCGTTGCCGCCCTGCTGCTGTCCGCGCCGATCGCAGCGGAAGCCGATCGCCTTCCCGCACCTGCGACGGTGGCCTCGGCGCCGGCGAAGCCCGCGAACCTCCAGCCGGGCGGACGCTGGCTTTCGCGCCTTGCGCCGGCGGCCGATCCGAAGGTGCTCGAGCTGGCCGTGTCGGCGATGCAGTGCGCGCAGGCGAGCGGCGTCGGCACCGACGCGCGCCGCCTCGCCGTCATCGACTACAGCCGTCCGTCGCTGCTGCCGCGGCTGTGGGTGTTCGATCTCGCGGCTGGCCGCCTGCTGTACGAGGAAGTCGTCGCGCACGGCCAGGGGTCGGGCGACAACATGGCGACGCGATTCTCCAACCTCGATGGCAGCCACCAGTCGAGCCTGGGATTGTTCGTTACCGCCGACACGTACACGGGCAAGAACGGTTACTCGCTGCGCATGCGCGGACTGGAGCCCGGGGTGAACGATGCGGCGATGGCGCGCGCCATCGTCATGCACGGCGCACCGTACGTGGATCCCGCCCAGGCACAGCGCATGGGCCGCCTCGGTCGCAGCTGGGGATGCCCGGCGGTACGAAGCGCCGTGGCGCGCCCGATGATCGACCTGCTCAAGGACGGCCAGTTCGTGTTCTCGTATTACCCCGACCAGGCGTGGCTCGCGCGCTCCG
- the trxA gene encoding thioredoxin, protein MTISDATANPHVFDATADNFETEVLQKSMQTPVLVDFWAEWCGPCKTLGPILEKLAADYHGAFRLAKVDVDKEQQLAGAFQVRSIPTVFLVKDGQLVDGFPGALPEGQLREFLTHHGIQPAEATEDAAPAAAEAAPVDPHAEVVRLRHESEAAPDNAELRLDLALALLRTGAAQEAEQILDALPANLATDDRTVRARSRLGFAALLKDAPPAEVLEAAIANNPDDLRARHLLGALKLVDGDAEAGLAQFLEMLRRDKAYEDGLPRKALIDAFRVVEDEDLVGQYRRKMSSLLF, encoded by the coding sequence ATGACGATTTCCGACGCCACCGCCAATCCCCACGTCTTCGACGCCACCGCCGACAATTTCGAGACCGAAGTCCTGCAGAAATCCATGCAGACGCCGGTCCTGGTGGATTTCTGGGCCGAATGGTGCGGGCCGTGCAAGACGCTAGGGCCGATCCTGGAGAAGCTCGCGGCCGACTACCACGGCGCCTTCCGCCTGGCGAAGGTCGACGTCGACAAGGAGCAGCAGCTGGCCGGCGCCTTCCAGGTCCGCTCCATCCCGACCGTGTTCCTGGTCAAGGACGGCCAGCTGGTCGACGGGTTCCCCGGCGCACTGCCGGAAGGCCAGCTGCGTGAATTCCTGACCCATCACGGCATCCAGCCGGCGGAGGCGACCGAAGACGCGGCGCCGGCCGCCGCCGAGGCCGCACCGGTCGACCCGCACGCCGAAGTCGTCCGCCTTCGCCATGAATCCGAGGCGGCGCCCGACAACGCGGAGCTGCGCCTGGACCTCGCCCTCGCGTTGCTGCGCACCGGCGCGGCGCAGGAAGCCGAGCAGATCCTGGACGCCCTGCCGGCGAACCTCGCCACCGACGACCGCACCGTCCGGGCGCGCTCGCGTCTGGGATTCGCCGCCCTGCTCAAGGACGCGCCGCCGGCGGAGGTGCTCGAAGCGGCCATCGCCAACAACCCGGACGACCTGCGCGCCCGCCATCTGCTGGGGGCGCTCAAGCTGGTCGACGGGGACGCCGAAGCCGGGCTCGCGCAGTTCCTGGAGATGCTCCGCCGCGACAAGGCGTACGAGGACGGCCTGCCCCGCAAGGCGCTGATCGACGCCTTCCGCGTGGTCGAGGACGAGGACCTGGTTGGCCAGTACCGGCGGAAGATGTCGTCGCTGCTGTTCTGA